CCGACCTCGCGGGCCAGTTCGCGCAGTGAGAGGGAGCCGGCGCCCTTGTCGCGCAGGGTGCGTTCCGCTGCCGCGAGCAGGGCGGCGCGCAGGTCTCCGTGGTGATAGGGGCGGCTCTCGGGCATGTGGACCATCGTAACTTGATGTTGGCGGTGCCATCTTTGTTGGCGTCGTCAGCATTGTTGTCGTTGGCACCATTGTTGTCATTGACAGCATTGTTGGCGGCGCCTACATTCGAGGGTATGGCTGAGAAGACGAAGAGCAAGCAGACATGGGACGCGGCGAGCCTCCCCGACCTCGTCGGCCGCACCGCCGTCGTCACCGGCGCCAACAGCGGGATCGGTCTCAGGGCGGCGGACGCCCTGGCGCGAGCGGGTGCGCACGTCGTGTTCGCCGTACGGGATCCGGAGCGGGGCCGGGCGGCAGCTGCGACGGTGAACGGCAGCACCGAGGTGCGGCGCCTGGATCTGGCGGATCTGTCTTCCGTGCGGGAGTTCGCGGATGCGTGGCGGGGGCGGCCGCTGGATCTGCTGATCAACAACGCGGGCGTGATGATGGTGCCGCAGCAGCGGACGGCGGACAGCTTCGAGATGCAGTTCGGCACGAACCACCTGGGCCACTTCGCGCTGACGAACCTGCTGCTGCCGTACGTCACGGACCGGGTGGTGACGGTGTCGTCCGGCGCCCACCGCTGGGGCGACGCCCGGATCCGTTTCGAGGACCTCGACTTCTCGTCGGACTACAACCCGCAGCGTGCCTACGCCCAGTCGAAGCTGGCGAACCTGCTCTTCACGCTGGAACTCCAGCGCCGTCTGGCGGAGGCCGGTTCTTCGGTGCGTGCCCTGGCGGCCCACCCCGGCTACGCCGCCACCAACCTCCAGAGCCATGCGGCGAACCCGGTGATGCGCGGGTTCATGAAGATCGGCAACAGGTTCTTCGCCCAGGACGACAAGGCCGGTGCGCTGCCGACGTTGTACGCGGCGACTCAGGATCTGCCCGGCGCGAGCTACGTCGGTCCGGACGGGCTCGGGGAGATGCGGGGGGCGCCGACGCTGGTGGGGCGGACCGCGGCGGCGAGTGATGCGGGCGTGGCGCGGCGGTTGTGGACGGTGTCGGAGGAGCTGACCGGGGTGCGTTGGCCGGTGGGGCAGGTGGTGGCGGCCGAGCGGTAGTGCGCCGCTGGCCGCCACGGTCAGGTCACGACTCCGGCTGGGTCACGACTCCGGCTGGGTCACGGTCAGCGCCCACCGGATGTTGTCCGCCGACGCGTCGACGGACACCTGGAAGGAACCGGCGCGCACCACGCCGGGGTCCATGGTCACCGAGCCGACCCCGGCCTCCCCGGCCGGACAGTCGACGGAGAACGCGGCGACCTCGGCGTCCTGTGACCGCATGGTCACCCGCACATCGCCGTCCCCCTCGCACGCCACGGTGAGCACGGTCGGCAGGCTCTCCCACACGCCCGCCGACACGACACCGCCGTCCCCCGTCCACTCCTCCACCCACACCAGGCCCTCCGGCCCGGGGTGGGGCAGCAGGACATCGTCCGTCGCGGAGGCGGGCGCCGCCCCGAGGCCGGTCAGTGCGCAGGCCGCCAGTGCGGTCATGGCCAGGGCTCTACTGGTCCGTCTCATGGTTGTTCCCCCTGTTGGTCAGTTGGATCTGCCGGTCCGCAGATCGTCCACAGTCTGCCGTGGGGGATGACCTTGTGCCGGTGTTTTCGTACGCTGAGCGCTACTCGGCCGCCAGTGCCTCCCGCATGGCCTTCGCCGTGGTGGCCGGGTCGTAGTCCTCCGCGACGCCTTCGACCATGATGATGTCGCCCTCGATGTGCCGGGAGCGCAGGGGCGCGATCTCCTGGTAGGCGGGCGAGTCCCACCACGCCCGCGCCTCGGCGATGCCGGGGAAGCCGATCATCACGACGTCCCCGGGCCAGCTGCCCTCCTTCGTCTCGTGCGGCGTGGCGTGCACGAGGAAGCGGCCGCCGTACGGCTCGAAGGTGGCGGTGATGCGCTCGATGTACTCGGCGACCTCCGGGTGCGCGGTCGCGTTACGGAGGTGGGCTATCGCGTAGGCGGGCATGGTGTCCTTCCGGTCGGTCGGGCTCCCTGTTCTCACGAGCGTGGCATGGGGGGTTGCCGGTAGCGATTACCTGCCGGGTAATGCAGCCGGGGGGGGGGGCTAGCTGATCCCCTCGACGAAGTGGTCGAACTCTCCCGCCTGTACGCCGAGTACGAACGCGTCCCACTTGCGGCGGTTGGTGGTGACCACGTTGTCCGGATCGCTGGTCTCGCGGATGTAGACGGGGGCGTCGCCGTCGTCGCCCTCGCCGAAGGCGATCTCGATCCAGGGGCCCGGGCCGGTTGCCTCCGGCGGGGCGGCGCGTTCCCAGGTGAGGTTCGGGGGGATGTCAGGCACGGGAGGTTTCTTTCTTGAGGGTGGTCAGCAGGGCGTGGAAGGCGGCCGGGGTGGCCGTGAGTATCGCGCCGGTGGGGTCGCCGCTTTCGGTGAGATGGATCGTTTCGGTGGTGGTGGCGACGTGGACGCAGGAGTTGCCTTCGCTGCAGTAGGAGGACTTCTGCCAGGTCATGGATTCCTCACAGCTCTCGCATGACGTTGCGGATCAGGGATCGGGTCTCGTCCGGGCTCAGCGCCACGGAGTCGATTCGTTCGAAGAGCGTTCGATACTTGTGTAGCTGGCCTTCTGCATCGAGAAAAGCGACGCCGTGGGACTGGTCGAGCTGCACGGTGTCCAGCTGCGGTACCGGGCCGTACGCGTAGTAGATCGACTGTCCGGACCCTGGGTAGGCGCCGGCGTCGAAGGTGATGGCGCGAAGGGTGATGTGGTCGCGCTCGCTCATGTCGAGCAGGTACTGCAGCTGCTGTCGGGCGATCGTGGGCCCGCCGACCTTCATGCGCAGGGCCGCCTCGTGAACGATCGCCTCGTAAGGGGTGGGGTTTTCCTCGCGGTAGAGGATCGCCTGTCGCTTGATGCGGAAGGAGAGGCGGTGCTCGATGTCGGGTGGCGGTAGTTCGGTGACGGCCTGACGGAAGATTTCGAGGGCGTACTCGCGCGTCTGGAGCAGGCCGGGGATGCGGGCCGTGGTGGCGGCGAGCAATGACCGGGCGTGGTGCTCCAGTTCGGCGAGGTCGAGGAGTGAGCTGGGCAGGAGTTCGCGGTACTGCTCCCACCACCCGCGTGTGCGCTCGGAGGTCATGTCGCTGAGCGCCTCGACGAGAGGCTTGTCGGAGCAGTCGTAATGGCAGGCGATTGTGCGTACCCGCGCGGCGCTCACGCCTACGCGACCGGCCTCCATGTTGCTGACCTGCGCCTGCTTGATGCCGAGGAGTTGACCGGCGTCGGTGGAACTCAAGCCTGCACGCTCGCGCAGTTTGCGCAGCTCTGCGCCGAAGCGGAGCTGGCGACCCGTCGGGTTCCTCACGGGCTGCCGCCCTCCTTGCTGTCACTCACACGGGTGGTAGTGAAGGAGATTCCTGTATTTCAGTGAAGACCTTCACTCCATGCCGCTAGCTTACAACTGGGCCCCTCACCCAGAAGTGCACCGCCCGACGGGGCGGCACCGCCACTGGGTCATCACCCAACTCCCCACCGCGATCGGAGACTTCCATGGCCACCGTATCCCCGTCCTGGGCCTACACCCTCCAACTCCCGCGCGATCCACGCGCACCGGGGATCGCCCGCGCGACCCTCCGTACCGTCCTCGCCGCCCACGGCCTCGCCGACGCCACCCCCACCGCCGAACTCCTGGCCGCGGAACTCCTCGCCAACGCCCACCGCCACACCGCGGGCCCCTACGCCCTCCGGGTCCGCCCGATGGAGCCCGGCCGCCTGCGGGTCGCCGTATGGGACACGGACCCGAGGGTTCCGCCCGGGTTTGCTGCCGGGAGTGCCGCCGGGGGTGTGCCTCCGTGCGACGCGGAGCACGGTCGGGGCCTGCATCTCGTGCGCGCCTGCGCCGAGGCGACCGGCGTCTCGGTGTTGCGGGAGCCGGGGGCATCGGGGGGCGGGAAGTTGCTGTGGGCGGAGTGTCAGTGGGGTGACCTACTGTGATGAATCGCATGCGAAACGTGAAAGGTGGAGGGTGTCGTGGCGAAGGTTGAGCAGCGGGTCAGGAGGGTGGTTCGCACGTGTGGGGAGCAAGGCGCGGAAGAGGGTGAGGGCGCACAGTACGGTGGATTCGACGCCGAGCGGGATGTCGGACCTCCCACCGAGCCCGCGCGCGCAGTCGAAGACGCCGACGAATCGGAAGGACGGAGGCAGCGAGCGATGTCCGTGTCACCGGGCCACCGGCCCGAACCACGTCCGCGTCCGGGGCATCTGCGGCGCATCGCCGAGAAGATCGAGGCAGAGACGGGTCTGCGGGTGCAGATCGTGGGAGGAAAGCTTGTGATGTCCCCTACTCCGCGTGGGAAACACGCGGGCGTGGTGAAGCGGGTGCGGCGCCAACTTGAGAGTGCGGCTCTGCCCGAGGGGCTGGACGTATATGAAGTGTCTTCCATCGGCCTGCCCGAAGACCCGGACGACTACGTCACGCCAGACCTGATCGTCCTGCCCCTGGAATGGGAGGAGGACGAGAACTGGCTGGCCGACCCCGAGGACGCCGCGCTGGCCGTCGAAGTCATCTCCCCCTCCGAGAAGTCCCGCGAGATCAGGGACAAGGCCGACTGGTACGCCGTGGCGCGGGTCCCCGTCCTTCTTGTCGTCGATCCGCGCAAAGGCACCTGGGCCCTCCACACCCGTCCGGACAACGGGGCTTATCGGGACGTACTCCCGGGCAAGTTCGGGGAATCCGTGCGGTTGCCCGCACCGCTGGACATCGAGATCGTCACCGACGATCTCCCCGGGTACGGCGCTCCGCCGCATGGCGTCTGACGCTTCTCTCACCTTCGTCGGCCACAGTGGCGCCGATGCCCCCGATGAAACGCACAGCCCGCACCTCCCGCCCCGCCCTGTACGCCGCCACCCTCCTCCTCGCCGTCACGTCGGCCTCCACCGCGGCCGCCGACGCCGGGACCGGTCCCTTCGGGGTGACCGCCTTCGCCGTCGCGACGGCTCGGAGTGCGCGGGTCGGTGCCCTGTTCGCGGCGGACCGTCGCGCCGACCTCCGCGGCGGCCACTTCTGCACCGCGTCCGTCGTGCACAGCCCGCACCGGAACCTCGTCGTCACCGCTGCCCACTGTCTGGACGGCAGGGCGGACGAGCTCCTGTTCGTACCCGGGTACCGGAACGGCAGGGCGCCGTACGGGGTGTGGAAGGTCGGGAGGTGGTTCCTGCCGGAGGGGTGGGCGAAGGGGCGGGACGAGGACAGTGACGTGGCGTTCGGGGTCGTGGGGGAGCGGGCGGATGGGGAAGCTGTCGAGGAGGTGGTCGGGGGCGATCGGCTCGCCACGGGCACGGCCACCGGGGCTACGGCGGTGACCGTCACGGGATACCTCAACTCCCGGGAGGCGCCGATCAGTTGCACCAACAAGCCGGGCCTTCACAGTCGTACGCAGCAGCGCATCTCCTGTCCCGGCTTCAGCGGCGGGACCAGCGGAAGTCCTTGGGTCAACGGGGACGGGGCGGTCGTCGGGGTGCTGGGCGGGCACGAGGGCGGTGGGGCCACGGCGGACGTGTCGTTCAGTGTGGTGTTCGGGGCGGAGGCGGCGGAGCTGTACCAGGAAGCGGAAAGGGGTTCCCCGGCGAACTGATCTCTGTGGCAAGGTCAGTTCGGTGGACGCACTGAAGGATCGGGACCCGGCGCACATAGGCGCCTACACGCTGCTCGCACGGCTCGGGGCGGGCGGTATGGGGCAGGTCTATCTGGCTCGGTCGCCGGGTGGGCGGCTGGTCGCGATCAAAGTGATCCGGGACGAGATCACGGATCATCCGGAGGCGCTGGCGCGGTTCCGGCGGGAAGTCGAGACCGTGCGGGCCGTGCGGAGCGCGTACACGGCGAACCTGATCGACGCCTCGCTGGATGCGGCGCCGTATTGGCTGGCCACCGAGTATGTGTCGGGGCCGACGCTGGGCAGGGCGGTGGGGGAGCGCGGGGCGTTGCCGGCCGACAGCGCTCGGCGGCTGTTCGCGGCCCTGGCCGAGGCGCTGGCGAGCGTGCACGGGTACGGCGTGACGCACCGGGACCTCAAGCCGCAGAACGTGATCCTCTCGCCGCAGGGGCCGCTGCTCATCGACTTCGGGATCGCCCGTGGCGCGGCGGACACGGCCCTGACCCAGACCGGGCTCACCCCGGGGACGCCCGGGTACACCGCGCCCGAGGTGCTGATCAGCAATCAGGTGGGGGCGGCGGCGGACGTGTTCGCGCTCGGAGCGACGCTCGCTTACGCGGCGACGGGCCGTCCGCCGTTCGGTTCCGGGCCCATGCACGCGGTGTCGTACCGGGCGGTGCACGAGGACATCGACATCGCCGGCGTAGAACCGGAACTGGCCCAGCTCATACGGGAGTGCGTGGCCAAGGACCCTGCCGGACGGCCGGGGCTGGACGCGGTCATCGCGCGCTGTGCCGTGTCCTCCGCGCTCACCGAGGACCCGTTCTACGGGCGGCTCAGCGGCGATACCGAGGCTGTGCCGCAGGACCTCCAGGCGGCGGTGGCGGCGGGGCTGGTGCCGCCGGGGCACGGGGCGCCGACACCGCCGGTGTATCCGCCGACCGCCGGGCCCGGTTATGTACCGACGGCCGTCCCGGCGTACGTACCGACGCTCGCGCCTTCGGCGCCGACGGCCGTACCGGAGCGGGGCCGGTCGCGTCGTACGCCCTGGATCGTGGCCCTCGCCGTCGCGGTGGTGGTGGGGACGGCGTCCGCTGTGACCTTGCGGGTGCTGGACGGGCAGGGGGAGGAGGGCGGCGGGTCGCAGGCGCGGGGCGGCGGCTCGGCGTCGGCATCTCCGTCAGCGTCGGCGTCCGAGAGTGGCACATCCGCGGCACGGAAAGCGCCGGAGTACATCGTGCGGAACCGCCGCAACGTCGATGTCTGGAACAGCACCGACCGCAAGTGCGCGCAGGTCGGTGCGGCCAGCGCGCCCGAGGAACTCCAGTACAGCGCGGTCGACGCGGACGATCCCACGGCCGCGTCCGTCCAGGAGAGGGCGAAGATCTCCGTCCGGTTCAAGTACGCGGAGATGCTGACCAAGAGACCCGACCCGTACTACGTCTCTGTCGGAGTGAAGCCGCCGCACGACATCTCCCCCTCGACGGGCATGCCGTACAAGGCGCCGAACCAGACCATCGGCTACACCAGCAGACCGGTGGACATCTACACGCACTGGAAGGCCGGGGGGTTCATCGAGCTGACCTACCCTGACGACTTCCAGTGGCACTCGGAGACGGGCAAGCCCATTGACGCGATCCCCGTCGCCAACGACCCCGGTGACTGGACGGTCGTCTTCTACCACGTCAACGGCAGCCCGACGGACTACGAGAGCATCGGTTGCGACGGCTTCCGCGTGGGAAGCTCCTAAACTGGCGCGGGCGGACTCCCGGCGGGCGAGGGGTGGTTGACGGTGCGTAAGGCTTGGATCGTGGCGGGTGCCGCTGTCGCGGCCGGGCTCAGCTTCGTGATGCTGCTCGTCGTCGGGGTCTACGTCGTCGCCGGGAACCTCGCGGGCGGCGTGGCCGGCGGGGCCAAGACCCTCGCCAAGGGCGCTGTGCCGGCCGCGTATCAGCCGCTCGTGCAGAAGTGGGGCAATCTGTGCTCCGCCATCAACCCCGCGCTGCTCGCCGCCCAGCTGTACCAGGAGAGCGGCTTCAACCCGAAGGCCCAGAGCCCGGCGGCCGCCCAGGGCATCGCTCAGTTCATCCCGGGCACCTGGGCCACGCACGGCGTCGACGGCGACGGTGACGGCGACCGCGACGTATGGGACCCGAGTGACGCGATTCCATCGGCCGCGTCGTACGACTGCAAGCTCGCCTCGTACGTGAAGGACGTCCCCGGCGACCCGACGAAGAACATGCTCGCGTCCTACAACGCCGGGGCGTACGCGGTCATCAAGTACGGAGGTGTGCCGCCGTACAAGGAGACCCAGAACTACGTGAAGACGATCACGACTCTGGAGGAGAGCTTCGCCGCGCCAGTCAGCCGGGTCGACCCCAGCAAGCAGGCCGCCGGCGCCATCTACTACGCGCAGAAGAAGCTCGGCACGCCCTACCTGTGGGGCGGAGACGGTACTGCTGCGGACGGGGGACGGTTCGACTGCTCCGGGCTGACCAAGGCCGCTTACGAGAGTGTCGGGATCACGCTGCCGCGCGTCGCCAACGATCAGTACAACGCCGGACCGCATCCGGCCAGGAGCGAGCTGCTCCCCGGCGATCTGGTCTTCTTCTCGACGGACCCGACCAACTCGCGGGCCATCGACCATGTCGGGATTTATGTGGGCGGCGGGTACATGATCGACGCACCGAGAACGGGTGCTGTGATCCGGTTCGACCCGATCGACACCGCGAAGTACTTCGGTGCCACCCGGGTCACCGAAGATGGCGCGAAAGCGCTGCCCACAACGGTGTAGACGGAGCGTGAACCCACCCCCTGAGCTGCGGCGATGGGTATCTCTTCGATAACGTCTGCGTGATCATTCAGTGGAGTGTGGAACGTATTA
Above is a window of Streptomyces sp. DT2A-34 DNA encoding:
- a CDS encoding oxidoreductase codes for the protein MAEKTKSKQTWDAASLPDLVGRTAVVTGANSGIGLRAADALARAGAHVVFAVRDPERGRAAAATVNGSTEVRRLDLADLSSVREFADAWRGRPLDLLINNAGVMMVPQQRTADSFEMQFGTNHLGHFALTNLLLPYVTDRVVTVSSGAHRWGDARIRFEDLDFSSDYNPQRAYAQSKLANLLFTLELQRRLAEAGSSVRALAAHPGYAATNLQSHAANPVMRGFMKIGNRFFAQDDKAGALPTLYAATQDLPGASYVGPDGLGEMRGAPTLVGRTAAASDAGVARRLWTVSEELTGVRWPVGQVVAAER
- a CDS encoding DUF1330 domain-containing protein; this encodes MPAYAIAHLRNATAHPEVAEYIERITATFEPYGGRFLVHATPHETKEGSWPGDVVMIGFPGIAEARAWWDSPAYQEIAPLRSRHIEGDIIMVEGVAEDYDPATTAKAMREALAAE
- a CDS encoding DUF397 domain-containing protein, with the protein product MPDIPPNLTWERAAPPEATGPGPWIEIAFGEGDDGDAPVYIRETSDPDNVVTTNRRKWDAFVLGVQAGEFDHFVEGIS
- a CDS encoding DUF397 domain-containing protein, whose protein sequence is MTWQKSSYCSEGNSCVHVATTTETIHLTESGDPTGAILTATPAAFHALLTTLKKETSRA
- a CDS encoding helix-turn-helix transcriptional regulator: MRNPTGRQLRFGAELRKLRERAGLSSTDAGQLLGIKQAQVSNMEAGRVGVSAARVRTIACHYDCSDKPLVEALSDMTSERTRGWWEQYRELLPSSLLDLAELEHHARSLLAATTARIPGLLQTREYALEIFRQAVTELPPPDIEHRLSFRIKRQAILYREENPTPYEAIVHEAALRMKVGGPTIARQQLQYLLDMSERDHITLRAITFDAGAYPGSGQSIYYAYGPVPQLDTVQLDQSHGVAFLDAEGQLHKYRTLFERIDSVALSPDETRSLIRNVMREL
- a CDS encoding ATP-binding protein, coding for MATVSPSWAYTLQLPRDPRAPGIARATLRTVLAAHGLADATPTAELLAAELLANAHRHTAGPYALRVRPMEPGRLRVAVWDTDPRVPPGFAAGSAAGGVPPCDAEHGRGLHLVRACAEATGVSVLREPGASGGGKLLWAECQWGDLL
- a CDS encoding Uma2 family endonuclease codes for the protein MSVSPGHRPEPRPRPGHLRRIAEKIEAETGLRVQIVGGKLVMSPTPRGKHAGVVKRVRRQLESAALPEGLDVYEVSSIGLPEDPDDYVTPDLIVLPLEWEEDENWLADPEDAALAVEVISPSEKSREIRDKADWYAVARVPVLLVVDPRKGTWALHTRPDNGAYRDVLPGKFGESVRLPAPLDIEIVTDDLPGYGAPPHGV
- a CDS encoding serine protease gives rise to the protein MKRTARTSRPALYAATLLLAVTSASTAAADAGTGPFGVTAFAVATARSARVGALFAADRRADLRGGHFCTASVVHSPHRNLVVTAAHCLDGRADELLFVPGYRNGRAPYGVWKVGRWFLPEGWAKGRDEDSDVAFGVVGERADGEAVEEVVGGDRLATGTATGATAVTVTGYLNSREAPISCTNKPGLHSRTQQRISCPGFSGGTSGSPWVNGDGAVVGVLGGHEGGGATADVSFSVVFGAEAAELYQEAERGSPAN
- a CDS encoding serine/threonine-protein kinase; this translates as MDALKDRDPAHIGAYTLLARLGAGGMGQVYLARSPGGRLVAIKVIRDEITDHPEALARFRREVETVRAVRSAYTANLIDASLDAAPYWLATEYVSGPTLGRAVGERGALPADSARRLFAALAEALASVHGYGVTHRDLKPQNVILSPQGPLLIDFGIARGAADTALTQTGLTPGTPGYTAPEVLISNQVGAAADVFALGATLAYAATGRPPFGSGPMHAVSYRAVHEDIDIAGVEPELAQLIRECVAKDPAGRPGLDAVIARCAVSSALTEDPFYGRLSGDTEAVPQDLQAAVAAGLVPPGHGAPTPPVYPPTAGPGYVPTAVPAYVPTLAPSAPTAVPERGRSRRTPWIVALAVAVVVGTASAVTLRVLDGQGEEGGGSQARGGGSASASPSASASESGTSAARKAPEYIVRNRRNVDVWNSTDRKCAQVGAASAPEELQYSAVDADDPTAASVQERAKISVRFKYAEMLTKRPDPYYVSVGVKPPHDISPSTGMPYKAPNQTIGYTSRPVDIYTHWKAGGFIELTYPDDFQWHSETGKPIDAIPVANDPGDWTVVFYHVNGSPTDYESIGCDGFRVGSS
- a CDS encoding bifunctional lytic transglycosylase/C40 family peptidase — encoded protein: MTVRKAWIVAGAAVAAGLSFVMLLVVGVYVVAGNLAGGVAGGAKTLAKGAVPAAYQPLVQKWGNLCSAINPALLAAQLYQESGFNPKAQSPAAAQGIAQFIPGTWATHGVDGDGDGDRDVWDPSDAIPSAASYDCKLASYVKDVPGDPTKNMLASYNAGAYAVIKYGGVPPYKETQNYVKTITTLEESFAAPVSRVDPSKQAAGAIYYAQKKLGTPYLWGGDGTAADGGRFDCSGLTKAAYESVGITLPRVANDQYNAGPHPARSELLPGDLVFFSTDPTNSRAIDHVGIYVGGGYMIDAPRTGAVIRFDPIDTAKYFGATRVTEDGAKALPTTV